A single window of [Clostridium] hylemonae DSM 15053 DNA harbors:
- a CDS encoding glycosyltransferase family 2 protein: protein MEISFIIPVYNGEACVGKCIGEIRKWNKDERIEIIVIDDGSDDDTWNILNRAAKNDPRIKIIHIENSGQGIARNCGLQAASGKYVCFADADDWVDVKAVYRLYKKAKETEADVTMGGYYRVEKTGTKQVHVPGSGYIRRKGRPDEVKRYHCVKTESAFGYVWNKLYRRKFLTDNHLAMDDIRKVNMEDFLFNLKVWSRGPVFYCMDCPVCYYVTEHPSTTRKPDSDVHTKSAAMIRELILYLEENGVLEENLDMVIPLTARTFCWSLIKNIPYEGKSLAALRRRACTFSEEEKISETVKNCRASMYLRELPSLPQRLFYTLCLRAVRRGKVEWICMLFYLFYPVMKRYAASVLK from the coding sequence ATGGAGATCAGTTTTATTATACCGGTATATAACGGAGAGGCGTGCGTAGGAAAGTGTATCGGTGAGATCAGGAAGTGGAATAAAGATGAAAGAATAGAGATCATTGTTATTGACGACGGCTCCGATGATGATACATGGAATATTTTAAACCGGGCAGCAAAAAATGACCCGCGGATCAAGATCATACACATTGAAAACAGCGGACAGGGTATTGCGAGGAACTGCGGGCTCCAGGCTGCGTCGGGCAAATATGTCTGTTTTGCGGATGCGGATGACTGGGTGGACGTAAAAGCAGTCTACAGGCTGTATAAGAAGGCAAAAGAAACAGAGGCGGATGTCACGATGGGCGGATATTACCGTGTGGAAAAGACGGGGACAAAACAGGTCCACGTGCCCGGCAGCGGCTATATCAGACGAAAAGGGCGCCCGGATGAGGTGAAGAGATACCACTGCGTCAAGACGGAAAGTGCCTTCGGATATGTGTGGAACAAGCTGTACCGGAGAAAATTCCTGACCGACAACCATCTGGCCATGGACGATATCAGGAAGGTGAACATGGAGGATTTCCTGTTTAACCTGAAAGTATGGAGCAGGGGACCTGTCTTTTACTGCATGGACTGTCCGGTCTGCTATTACGTGACAGAACATCCGTCCACGACAAGAAAGCCGGACAGTGACGTACATACGAAAAGCGCGGCTATGATCAGGGAGCTTATCCTGTATCTGGAGGAGAACGGCGTGCTGGAGGAAAATCTGGATATGGTCATTCCTCTGACCGCGCGTACTTTCTGCTGGTCGCTCATCAAGAACATACCATATGAAGGGAAAAGTCTGGCGGCGCTCAGGCGCAGAGCATGTACTTTTTCAGAGGAAGAAAAGATAAGCGAAACAGTGAAAAACTGCAGAGCGTCCATGTATCTCAGGGAACTTCCGTCTCTCCCTCAGCGCCTGTTCTATACGCTCTGTCTGCGGGCAGTAAGACGGGGAAAGGTGGAATGGATCTGTATGCTGTTCTATCTCTTTTATCCTGTGATGAAAAGATATGCCGCGTCAGTGCTTAAATAA
- a CDS encoding lipopolysaccharide biosynthesis protein yields MRQDRDGKLMQWNIIVSMLSQIVSLIINLISKRVICIYLNVEYLGLQSLYSNFCDVLSFAYFGAGTAMLFSFYGPLARNDKAQLTAIYRHYDNIYKKMTWILTGAGILTTLPAVFSVNASIKDTEVAVTFLTFMLSIVLYNRYMVRNYFIQADQRRYFVAAVTGGVDAAALAAEILVLKFFRSYEAFVICILFKNLLINHIFGRYLKSRYPFLFVYTEPLGSAETERIKSNVSDMVMYRFGKVLISNTDNIFISRFISTAMVGVYSNYQFIIAGITSLVSAFYEAITARVGQMLSVKGTEEQYAQFRFYSFLNSWMTGATVVCFYYLVQDFLKLWMGSVPQLTKEIILIIIVNYYLETCRFATKMYREGAGLFRNIKQMILIKGLLNIVLSFIMGKMWGLAGILTATTISSAVTLFWYEPLVVYRYFKKSYINELYYQVLTLLQMACSFMAAGLVSGCFSGSGTGGFLLKGAACAAAANICYILFYLALRMIRKKQG; encoded by the coding sequence ATGCGGCAGGATAGAGACGGAAAATTAATGCAGTGGAATATCATCGTCAGTATGCTGAGCCAGATTGTTTCGCTCATTATTAATCTGATCTCAAAACGGGTGATCTGTATTTATCTCAACGTGGAGTATCTGGGGCTCCAGAGCCTGTATTCTAACTTCTGTGACGTGTTATCGTTTGCCTATTTCGGCGCAGGCACAGCAATGCTGTTCAGCTTTTACGGGCCGCTGGCGAGGAACGACAAAGCGCAGCTTACAGCTATTTACAGACACTATGACAACATCTATAAAAAGATGACCTGGATACTTACAGGAGCAGGTATTCTGACGACGCTGCCTGCTGTTTTTTCAGTCAATGCTTCTATCAAAGACACAGAGGTGGCGGTCACATTTCTGACGTTTATGCTCTCCATTGTCCTTTATAACAGGTACATGGTGAGAAATTATTTTATACAGGCAGACCAGCGGAGGTATTTTGTGGCGGCTGTAACAGGCGGTGTGGACGCTGCGGCGCTTGCCGCCGAGATCCTTGTGCTGAAGTTTTTCAGAAGCTATGAGGCGTTTGTCATCTGCATTCTGTTTAAAAATCTACTCATAAACCATATCTTCGGCCGGTACTTAAAAAGCCGCTATCCGTTTCTTTTCGTATATACAGAGCCGTTGGGCAGCGCGGAGACAGAACGGATCAAGTCCAATGTATCTGACATGGTGATGTACCGGTTTGGCAAGGTGCTTATAAGCAATACAGATAATATATTTATTTCCAGGTTCATCAGCACGGCCATGGTCGGAGTCTACTCTAATTATCAGTTTATCATTGCCGGCATCACGAGTCTTGTATCTGCGTTTTACGAGGCGATAACGGCCAGGGTGGGCCAGATGCTTTCCGTAAAGGGAACGGAGGAGCAGTATGCGCAGTTTAGGTTCTACTCGTTTCTGAACTCTTGGATGACAGGAGCGACTGTCGTATGTTTTTATTATCTCGTCCAGGATTTCCTGAAATTGTGGATGGGCTCTGTGCCGCAGCTGACCAAGGAGATCATCCTTATCATTATCGTGAATTATTATCTGGAAACGTGCAGGTTTGCGACAAAGATGTACAGAGAAGGGGCGGGGCTTTTCCGCAATATAAAGCAGATGATACTTATAAAAGGGCTTCTCAATATTGTTCTTTCTTTTATCATGGGGAAAATGTGGGGACTTGCGGGAATTCTGACTGCGACGACCATATCGTCAGCTGTAACACTCTTCTGGTATGAACCGCTTGTAGTATACAGATATTTTAAGAAAAGTTACATAAATGAACTCTATTATCAGGTGCTTACACTACTGCAGATGGCATGTTCGTTTATGGCTGCCGGGCTTGTGTCCGGCTGCTTTTCAGGGAGCGGAACAGGGGGATTTCTCCTGAAGGGGGCGGCGTGCGCCGCAGCGGCAAATATTTGTTACATACTCTTTTATCTGGCGCTGCGAATGATAAGAAAAAAACAGGGGTGA
- a CDS encoding alanine/glycine:cation symporter family protein: protein MFDAINSFVTTINGWVWGWFMIILLFGTHVFMTIRTGFIQRKTLSKGIKLSVTKDPEAEGEVSQFGALTTALAATIGTGNIIGVGTAIAIGGPGAVLWCWLIGVFGIATKYSESLIAVKYRVKTEDGRMQGGAMWALERGLNMKWLGVTFAVLAGFASFGIGCATQVNAIATVCNENLGIPKWPVGIVVAVLTGIVIFGGIKSIARVCEKLVPFMAIFYVIGCIVILCMNYDFIIPALATIGRLAFTPGSAAGGLVGGGLMIAMKMGAARGLFSNESGMGSAPIAAAAAQTRNPVRQALVSSTGTFWDTVVVCAMTGLVLVTTIMKNPSINADTIENGGVLTSMAFSQIPYLGPVILTLGIISFAYSTILGWAYYGERCVEYFAGSKVMFVYRIIYLLVAAIAPIIALDLVWLIADTLNALMAIPNLVAVLLLSNVIVKETKKYINDLDAKDDTPVPVIKD from the coding sequence ATGTTTGATGCTATTAATTCTTTCGTAACAACCATCAATGGCTGGGTATGGGGCTGGTTCATGATCATCCTGCTGTTTGGTACCCATGTATTTATGACGATCCGTACAGGATTTATCCAGAGAAAGACACTCTCAAAGGGTATTAAACTGTCGGTGACAAAAGACCCGGAAGCAGAAGGTGAAGTATCTCAGTTCGGAGCACTTACGACCGCTCTGGCAGCGACTATCGGAACCGGTAATATCATCGGTGTAGGTACGGCCATTGCGATCGGAGGACCAGGAGCAGTATTGTGGTGCTGGCTCATCGGTGTATTCGGGATCGCGACAAAGTATTCTGAATCATTGATCGCAGTCAAGTACAGAGTGAAGACAGAAGACGGCCGTATGCAGGGCGGTGCCATGTGGGCTCTGGAACGCGGACTTAACATGAAGTGGCTCGGTGTTACTTTTGCGGTGCTGGCAGGATTTGCATCCTTCGGTATCGGCTGTGCGACACAGGTTAACGCGATCGCAACTGTATGTAACGAAAACCTCGGCATTCCAAAATGGCCGGTTGGTATCGTAGTTGCAGTTCTTACCGGAATCGTTATCTTCGGTGGAATCAAATCTATCGCCAGAGTATGTGAGAAGTTAGTTCCTTTTATGGCTATCTTCTACGTCATCGGATGTATTGTTATTTTATGTATGAACTATGATTTCATCATCCCTGCACTTGCAACGATCGGAAGACTTGCGTTTACACCTGGCTCCGCGGCAGGCGGTCTTGTGGGCGGCGGTCTTATGATAGCCATGAAGATGGGTGCTGCAAGAGGATTATTCTCTAATGAGTCTGGTATGGGTTCTGCGCCTATCGCGGCGGCAGCAGCTCAGACGAGAAACCCGGTTCGTCAGGCGCTCGTATCATCCACAGGTACATTCTGGGATACAGTAGTTGTTTGTGCTATGACAGGCCTTGTACTCGTTACGACGATCATGAAGAATCCATCTATTAACGCAGATACGATTGAAAATGGCGGTGTTCTTACATCTATGGCATTTAGCCAGATTCCGTACCTCGGACCTGTTATTCTGACACTTGGCATCATCTCCTTTGCCTACTCTACGATTCTTGGATGGGCATATTACGGAGAGCGTTGTGTGGAATATTTTGCAGGCAGTAAAGTTATGTTCGTATATCGTATAATTTATCTGCTCGTTGCAGCGATCGCTCCGATCATAGCTCTTGACCTTGTATGGCTGATCGCCGATACGCTGAATGCGCTGATGGCTATTCCAAACCTTGTTGCGGTACTGTTATTGTCCAATGTTATCGTGAAAGAGACGAAGAAGTACATAAACGACCTCGACGCGAAAGACGATACACCGGTACCGGTTATCAAAGATTAG
- a CDS encoding ABC transporter substrate-binding protein: MKKKLTAGLLVTAMTAVLVTGCGDSSKSSGSAEKENYTIGIEQFAEHGSLDNCREGFLQGLEDEGIKEGDNLTVEYKNAAADMGTAGQISDSFVSDKVDLICAIATPTAQSAYNAAMDSQIPVVYTAVTDPVAAELADEEGTPVGEVTGTSDKLPVEEQLKMIREMLPDAKKIGIMYTTSEANSVSAIAEYKELVGKYDFELVEKGITATADVSLAADDLLSQVDCITNLTDNTVVASLPTILEKANSKKIPVFGSEIEQVKIGCLAAEGIDYIALGRQTGKMAAQVLKGEKKASEMNFELITEPGFYVNTKVAENLGISVPETLSADAVESFDEITE, from the coding sequence ATGAAAAAGAAATTAACAGCAGGATTATTGGTAACAGCGATGACGGCAGTATTAGTGACAGGATGCGGGGATTCTTCCAAATCATCCGGCAGCGCGGAGAAAGAGAACTACACGATCGGTATCGAACAGTTTGCAGAGCACGGTTCTCTGGACAACTGCAGGGAAGGATTTCTGCAAGGACTGGAGGACGAAGGCATCAAAGAAGGTGATAATCTTACCGTTGAATATAAGAACGCGGCGGCAGATATGGGAACGGCAGGACAGATTTCCGACAGCTTCGTGTCTGACAAAGTAGACTTGATCTGCGCCATAGCGACACCGACGGCGCAGAGCGCATACAACGCGGCAATGGACAGCCAGATCCCGGTCGTGTACACCGCGGTTACCGATCCGGTGGCGGCAGAGCTTGCGGATGAAGAGGGAACACCGGTCGGAGAGGTGACCGGAACATCCGATAAACTTCCGGTGGAAGAACAGTTGAAAATGATCCGGGAGATGCTTCCGGATGCAAAAAAGATAGGGATCATGTACACAACGAGCGAGGCGAATTCCGTATCCGCGATCGCAGAATACAAAGAACTGGTCGGAAAATATGACTTTGAACTTGTGGAGAAAGGAATCACGGCGACAGCGGACGTATCCCTTGCCGCAGACGACCTTTTAAGCCAGGTGGACTGTATCACAAACCTTACGGACAACACGGTCGTAGCGTCTCTTCCGACTATCCTTGAGAAAGCGAACAGCAAGAAGATCCCGGTGTTTGGCAGCGAGATCGAGCAGGTGAAGATCGGATGCCTTGCGGCGGAAGGAATTGACTATATCGCGCTTGGCAGACAGACGGGGAAAATGGCAGCGCAGGTGCTGAAAGGAGAAAAGAAAGCTTCTGAGATGAATTTTGAACTCATCACGGAACCGGGATTTTATGTAAATACAAAAGTAGCTGAGAATCTTGGAATCTCTGTACCGGAGACTTTGTCGGCAGATGCGGTCGAGAGCTTTGACGAGATAACAGAGTAA
- the pelG gene encoding exopolysaccharide Pel transporter PelG, whose translation MAGIGFELKKIYRKESISRGMLGVVYSSVVTVGPMLMVIAAILLLYFFLGMTKVSYADRELLSSTILYTFIFSVILTAPFNVVFSRYLADKFYTEEYSNILASYYTGNSICCILATVLFLPVGWSLRVRGGIDIPFILAAYVQWISLVILFFAITYLHATKDYKIIALFFFIGMFVCFLSAFAFYKLLDQDAVHSIIYGLSLGFFLIAVLDFSYIKRYFRSVSRAYGECLPYLGIFKKLLAANLFYILGLYVHNFVFWTAPSRLFVASTFYSHQAYDMASCLAMFTNISVMISFMVVVETRFHNAYKEYMEGVIGGTYKMIVKARKKLFRTLSQQIIQVFGTQMAITSVIFLFLILFGTKIGFDSVTMAIYPVLVVAFLGIFMMYGNIIYLYYFADMTGAVITGALFFAVTLAASLLSSTWSVPFWGAGVFLGMLAGWTYSFFRIRWIERNLDTFIFCDYKVIDTMKSSSKGKIIYRKKENNAAG comes from the coding sequence ATGGCTGGTATCGGATTTGAGTTAAAAAAGATTTACAGAAAAGAAAGTATATCAAGGGGGATGCTCGGGGTCGTGTACAGTTCTGTCGTTACGGTGGGACCTATGCTCATGGTCATCGCCGCTATTTTGCTGCTCTACTTTTTTCTCGGCATGACGAAGGTGTCCTATGCGGACAGAGAGCTTTTGTCTTCCACCATTTTGTACACTTTTATTTTTTCTGTCATACTGACAGCTCCGTTTAACGTTGTCTTTTCCCGGTATCTGGCGGATAAATTTTATACGGAAGAATATTCCAACATACTGGCGTCCTATTATACCGGGAATTCGATCTGCTGTATCCTGGCGACGGTTTTGTTTCTTCCGGTCGGATGGAGCCTGAGAGTAAGGGGAGGGATCGACATTCCTTTTATTCTTGCGGCTTACGTGCAGTGGATATCCCTCGTCATCCTGTTTTTTGCGATCACCTACCTTCATGCTACGAAGGACTATAAAATTATCGCATTGTTTTTTTTCATCGGTATGTTTGTCTGCTTCCTGTCGGCCTTCGCTTTTTATAAGCTTTTGGACCAGGACGCGGTACACTCCATTATATATGGTCTGTCGCTGGGGTTTTTCCTCATAGCAGTGCTGGATTTCTCTTATATTAAGAGATACTTCCGGAGTGTGTCCCGGGCTTACGGAGAATGTCTGCCTTATCTTGGAATCTTTAAGAAACTGCTGGCGGCAAATCTTTTCTACATTCTGGGGCTTTACGTACATAACTTTGTGTTCTGGACCGCGCCGAGCCGTCTGTTTGTGGCGTCTACATTTTACAGCCACCAGGCGTATGATATGGCTTCATGCCTTGCAATGTTCACAAATATTTCAGTCATGATTTCATTTATGGTCGTGGTGGAGACAAGGTTCCACAATGCTTATAAGGAATATATGGAGGGAGTGATCGGCGGTACGTACAAGATGATCGTGAAGGCGAGGAAAAAGCTGTTCCGCACGCTGTCACAGCAGATCATCCAGGTGTTCGGTACTCAGATGGCAATTACTTCAGTCATATTTCTGTTCCTCATCCTCTTTGGCACGAAGATAGGGTTTGACAGTGTCACGATGGCCATATATCCGGTACTTGTCGTGGCGTTCCTCGGAATATTCATGATGTACGGCAATATCATATATCTTTACTATTTTGCAGATATGACAGGGGCTGTGATAACAGGAGCGCTGTTTTTTGCTGTCACACTGGCCGCAAGCCTGCTCTCCAGTACGTGGTCTGTCCCATTCTGGGGCGCCGGCGTGTTTCTCGGCATGCTGGCAGGATGGACGTACAGCTTTTTCAGGATCCGATGGATAGAACGTAATCTGGATACGTTTATCTTCTGCGATTACAAGGTGATCGACACGATGAAATCATCGAGCAAAGGAAAAATCATCTATCGAAAGAAGGAGAATAATGCGGCAGGATAG
- a CDS encoding glycosyltransferase family 2 protein: protein MISIIVPVYNVEKYLEKCICSILDQTYRDFELILVDDGSRDKSGGICDAYKKKDGRIRVFHQENKGLSGARNAGLARASGEYITYIDSDDSVDPHYLEVLFENAQKYGAEVSVCGYRSVWEDRGRKSRPEKVKTSVRICTGREAVYKIVAENDRKMITAWGKLYHARLKPLLEYPQGRTHEDEFVTYRVLYIADKVVISPQELYGYLQRGDSIMNSSYSERRLDKIRALEEAVDYFRKEGDKELERYAEKRYLLQLSIAWYRVSVFLPERKDLTARLREEWLAGYRAYRENIKDAVKMTDRAALKIYRASPRMYGVIAGIFEKIFREV from the coding sequence ATGATCAGTATTATCGTTCCTGTTTATAATGTGGAAAAGTATTTAGAAAAATGTATCTGTTCTATTCTGGATCAGACGTATCGGGACTTTGAGCTTATTCTGGTGGATGATGGTTCCAGGGACAAAAGCGGCGGGATCTGTGATGCATATAAAAAGAAGGACGGCAGGATACGTGTGTTCCACCAGGAAAATAAGGGGTTGTCCGGGGCGAGGAACGCGGGGCTGGCACGGGCGTCAGGCGAGTATATCACTTATATCGACAGTGATGACAGCGTAGATCCGCATTATCTGGAAGTGCTCTTTGAAAATGCACAGAAATACGGCGCGGAGGTGTCAGTCTGTGGCTATCGGTCCGTATGGGAGGACAGGGGAAGAAAAAGCCGTCCCGAAAAAGTGAAAACATCCGTCCGGATCTGTACAGGAAGAGAAGCGGTGTACAAAATCGTGGCAGAGAATGACAGAAAGATGATCACCGCGTGGGGGAAGCTTTACCATGCCCGGCTGAAACCGCTGCTAGAGTATCCGCAGGGGAGGACGCACGAGGATGAATTTGTGACATACCGTGTGTTGTATATCGCGGATAAGGTCGTCATATCGCCGCAGGAATTATACGGTTATCTCCAGCGCGGGGACAGTATTATGAACAGCAGCTACAGCGAAAGACGGCTGGATAAGATACGCGCCCTCGAAGAAGCGGTTGATTACTTCCGGAAAGAGGGAGACAAAGAGCTGGAAAGATATGCCGAGAAACGGTATCTGCTCCAGCTTTCCATCGCATGGTACAGGGTGTCCGTCTTTCTGCCCGAGAGAAAGGATCTGACGGCGCGTCTGAGAGAAGAATGGCTGGCCGGCTACAGGGCATACCGGGAGAATATAAAAGACGCTGTAAAAATGACGGACCGGGCGGCGCTAAAGATATATCGCGCATCGCCCAGGATGTATGGGGTGATCGCCGGCATTTTTGAAAAAATATTCCGGGAGGTGTAA
- a CDS encoding DUF4832 domain-containing protein encodes MWILTAIVLLAAGALMLSKYNAVRTFYFEETKDMVANPYQGAYFQWSAGDAEGLGDVVRRHPDYRVVLLTYDLDDERELDVIPEDKLNKLSRALDKAEELKLSVIFRAAYDFAGEYEDPAFEIMLAHIRQIGEVLNEHKSCLAGVQAGMIGAFGEWTQSRYMDEKRYRMEVVEEWEKTLDRAIPISVRRQKFIREAKERGLDTERLGVYNDGLFSSESDLGTYREDYGREDDLIWSAENIKVPFNGGEMPFVSGFSQIGNVVKEARQLSLSYLNQEYNYEVWELWGGQKYRGMPGDAYIKMYLGCRPWVKTLKTDRHYERKETIQIEADVRNSGFAMLSPAYHVYFVLKCGEKTVKVEAGGGMEDKEKGTFRAAADNPFAGEEGEKEGIAVGIQISRESEEEIKEPYCLRLANEKIVYENGINFLICPKR; translated from the coding sequence GTGTGGATACTGACGGCCATAGTCCTGCTGGCAGCCGGGGCTCTGATGCTGTCAAAGTATAATGCCGTCCGCACGTTTTATTTTGAGGAGACAAAAGATATGGTGGCAAATCCTTATCAAGGGGCATATTTCCAATGGAGCGCAGGGGATGCGGAAGGACTGGGTGATGTGGTAAGACGGCATCCGGATTACCGGGTCGTTCTGCTCACTTATGATCTGGACGATGAGAGGGAGCTTGATGTGATCCCGGAAGATAAGCTTAATAAGCTTTCGAGGGCTCTTGATAAGGCGGAGGAACTTAAGCTTTCCGTTATCTTCCGGGCAGCATATGACTTTGCCGGCGAGTATGAGGATCCTGCATTTGAGATAATGCTGGCGCATATCCGGCAGATCGGGGAAGTGCTGAATGAACACAAAAGCTGTCTGGCGGGCGTACAGGCCGGCATGATAGGAGCTTTTGGCGAGTGGACGCAGAGCAGATACATGGATGAGAAGCGCTACCGGATGGAAGTGGTGGAAGAGTGGGAAAAAACACTGGACCGTGCCATTCCCATTTCAGTGCGGCGTCAGAAATTTATCCGGGAGGCCAAAGAGCGGGGACTTGATACAGAAAGACTTGGAGTATACAATGACGGGCTCTTCTCCAGTGAGAGCGATCTGGGCACATACCGGGAAGACTACGGCAGAGAGGACGACCTCATCTGGTCGGCAGAGAATATCAAGGTTCCGTTTAACGGCGGAGAGATGCCGTTCGTGAGCGGGTTCTCACAGATTGGCAACGTAGTAAAAGAAGCGCGCCAGCTGAGTCTTTCTTATCTTAATCAGGAGTATAACTATGAAGTGTGGGAACTGTGGGGCGGGCAAAAATACAGGGGCATGCCGGGCGATGCCTATATTAAGATGTATCTGGGATGCCGGCCGTGGGTCAAGACGTTAAAAACAGACAGGCATTATGAGCGGAAAGAGACGATACAAATAGAGGCGGATGTCAGGAACAGCGGATTTGCCATGCTCAGCCCGGCATACCATGTATATTTTGTTCTGAAGTGCGGGGAGAAGACCGTCAAGGTGGAAGCCGGCGGCGGTATGGAAGACAAAGAAAAGGGAACCTTCCGTGCGGCAGCCGATAATCCGTTTGCAGGGGAGGAAGGGGAGAAAGAAGGTATTGCCGTAGGGATACAGATCTCCAGGGAAAGTGAAGAGGAGATAAAAGAGCCTTACTGTCTCCGCCTGGCAAATGAGAAGATCGTGTACGAGAACGGGATAAACTTTCTTATATGTCCAAAGAGGTAA
- a CDS encoding CDP-glycerol glycerophosphotransferase family protein → MRKYFGRGWLRKVYSAVCEYALRWLAVLPAKKNKVVFDNFGGRGFGCDPKYIALELLRSEEALDLVWLARDLTEEFPPGIRPVKYGGARALYELATAGVWVDNFKSAMRVPKKEEQYYIQTWHSSLGLKKNERDAAQLDRSYVKRARKDAAATDLMYSNNGFREEKYRKRFWYNGEVLRCGHPRNAVLMRPPEAVRNMVRGAYGLEADTRILLYAPTFRSRADREVYRFCAGPCLKACEKRFGGKYVCFERLHPNVADLVSEAEEGDRVREVTDYPDMQELMAAADLLVTDYSGSMFEFMLTGKPVFLLAKDLNEYVEEERELYFSFDELPFPAARSEEELACRILSFDAGKYREECRDFMERTDMREDGRGAEVIAHIILEKIK, encoded by the coding sequence ATGAGAAAATATTTTGGGCGGGGATGGCTCCGGAAGGTGTACAGCGCTGTCTGTGAATATGCATTAAGGTGGCTGGCCGTACTTCCGGCAAAGAAGAATAAAGTAGTGTTTGACAATTTCGGCGGGCGGGGCTTCGGATGCGATCCGAAGTATATCGCACTTGAACTGTTAAGGAGCGAAGAAGCACTGGATCTGGTCTGGCTGGCACGCGACCTGACAGAAGAATTTCCGCCGGGAATCCGGCCGGTGAAGTACGGAGGTGCGAGGGCGCTCTATGAGCTGGCTACAGCCGGCGTATGGGTAGATAATTTTAAAAGTGCAATGCGTGTTCCAAAAAAGGAGGAGCAGTATTATATTCAGACATGGCATTCGTCTCTCGGACTTAAAAAGAATGAAAGAGACGCGGCGCAGCTGGACCGCTCATATGTGAAACGGGCAAGAAAGGATGCGGCGGCCACAGATCTTATGTATTCCAACAATGGGTTCAGAGAGGAAAAATACCGGAAAAGGTTCTGGTATAACGGTGAGGTGCTCCGCTGCGGCCATCCGAGAAATGCGGTTCTGATGCGTCCGCCGGAAGCGGTCCGGAATATGGTGAGAGGGGCTTACGGTCTGGAGGCGGATACACGGATCCTGCTGTATGCGCCCACCTTCCGCAGCAGGGCGGACAGGGAAGTATACCGGTTCTGCGCCGGGCCGTGCCTTAAAGCGTGTGAAAAGAGGTTCGGGGGAAAGTATGTATGCTTTGAGAGACTTCATCCAAATGTGGCGGACCTTGTATCTGAGGCAGAGGAAGGAGACCGGGTGAGGGAGGTGACGGATTATCCAGATATGCAGGAACTGATGGCGGCGGCAGATTTACTTGTCACGGACTATTCCGGGAGCATGTTTGAGTTTATGCTGACAGGGAAGCCGGTGTTTCTGCTCGCAAAAGACTTGAATGAATATGTGGAGGAAGAAAGAGAGCTGTATTTTTCATTCGACGAACTGCCCTTTCCTGCGGCACGCAGCGAAGAGGAGCTTGCCTGCCGGATCCTGTCTTTTGATGCCGGAAAATACCGGGAAGAATGCAGAGACTTTATGGAGCGGACAGATATGAGGGAGGATGGACGCGGCGCAGAAGTGATCGCGCATATCATTCTGGAGAAAATAAAGTAA